From the Oscillatoria salina IIICB1 genome, the window ACGGGGATTTATTTATGAATTCCAATTCCCAAAAAAAGCTACTTCAGGGAAAAGCAATTTACTATCGCAATTGGTTAATTAAAACTAAGGTGATTAATGGTAAACTGTGGTTACGCTGGCAGCATCCAGCCGAAAATTTTCCCCGTTATAGTTATCCGGTAGGCGAACGAGGACTTTCAGATACTATTCGTTACGTTCGCTTGCTAATTGACTTGGCAATTACCTTGGAACAAGGGGCAACTGATGACTAATTATACCACAATAATTGCTGTTTGACAACTTTTTTTTATCAACAAATTATTATTTTAGATCGAGTAAACCTTGTTCTTTTAGTTTCGGATTAAAACGAGTTTCCATTTGGACATTTCGAGACTTCAATTGTTCTAAAATCTCGGCTTCTAATCGTCGCGCAACGTTTTTCAATAACTTAATTTTTTTGATGTCTTCAGCTTGCTGATATGCTTCTTTTTCTTCCTCAGTCATGGTTACTTTAGCGTCAATTGGTTGATTCCAGTTTGCTTCGTCGCTACCATTACCAACAGGAAGAGAGTTATTTTCCGCAATCCAGCGATCGCGGATTTCTTCTAAAAATGTTCGACGCGGACGTTCAATTGTTAATATTTTCAGCCAATAGCATTTTTGAATTTGGCGCACCAAATGCTGTTTTAAACTAAGATAAATATCGCGAGAATAGCCTACATACTGTAAAATTTTGTTTTCATCAAAAATCGCATATACGCCAATTTTACCGGGCAATTCTTCAGAAATTTGACCATTTTCGTTCAAGTAAGGAAGATATTCTAAACTTGCTAGCGTAGGAATTTCCGTTTGAGTATTCATGGTAATCATTAATTAAAGATTGGGATTTTTTTGAGTTGAT encodes:
- a CDS encoding GIY-YIG nuclease family protein gives rise to the protein MNTQTEIPTLASLEYLPYLNENGQISEELPGKIGVYAIFDENKILQYVGYSRDIYLSLKQHLVRQIQKCYWLKILTIERPRRTFLEEIRDRWIAENNSLPVGNGSDEANWNQPIDAKVTMTEEEKEAYQQAEDIKKIKLLKNVARRLEAEILEQLKSRNVQMETRFNPKLKEQGLLDLK